In a single window of the Papaver somniferum cultivar HN1 chromosome 8, ASM357369v1, whole genome shotgun sequence genome:
- the LOC113304178 gene encoding uncharacterized protein LOC113304178 — translation MKTLFMSQDVWEIVKNGYDETEDTSTLDQDQKNLFKESRKKNAKASMYIQLGVGDTILPRVIHFPKAKEAWDILQKEYGGNKKVRELKLQSCRRDFENLKMKDNEKLNEFSFRVTEIVNQILMCGENLEEKIICEKILNCLPEKFEPIVAVLEATKDLSTLESQELWAQLKVYEERMSRHAEKSIESDFQSKMNLDSKNSAMKRNEYNGDSSSKYKGKGKYNRGGASSNNYKKGEPPKCNFCKKNGHLEKNCWSKGKPQCQH, via the coding sequence ATGAAGACTTTGTTCATGTCTCAAGATGTGTGGGAGATTGTAAAAAATGGGTATGATGAAACTGAAGATACATCAACTCTAGATCAAGACCAAAAGAATTTATTTAAGGAGAGCAGGAAGAAGAATGCTAAAGCATCCATGTACATTCAACTAGGAGTTGGAGACACTATTCTACCAAGAGTAATTCATTTTCCTAaagctaaagaagcttgggatattctTCAAAAGGAGTATGGTGGAAACAAGAAGGTAAGAGAGTTGAAACTTCAATCATGTAGAAGAgattttgaaaatcttaaaatGAAAGATAATGAAAAATTAAATGAGTTTTCTTTTAGAGTTACTGAAATTGTTAACCAAATATTGATGTGTGGTGAAAATCTAGAAGAAAAAATAATTTGCGAGAAGATTTTAAATTGCTTACCGGAAAAATTTGAACCCATTGTGGCTGTTTTGGAAGCAACAAAAGATCTCTCTACATTAGAATCACAAGAGTTATGGGCTCAATTAAAGGTGTATGAAGAAAGGATGTCTCGACATGCCGAGAAGTCGATTGAGAGTGATTTTCAATCGAAAATGAACTTGGACTCTAAAAATTCAGCAATGAAGAGAAATGAATACAATggtgattcttcatcaaaatacaaaggaaaaggaaaatacAATAGAGGAGGAGCAAGTTCTAACAACTACAAAAAGGGTGAACCACCAAAGTGCAATTTTTGCAAGAAGAATGGCCACTTGGAGAAGAATTGTTGGAGCAAAGGAAAACCTCAATGTCAACATTGA